CGCTTCAGGAAATTTAGCTCCTATTGTCGATAAAGAACTAGAAATACCGATAACACCCATCATTAATAATCCAATGCCGTAGATTCCTAACTTGATTTTACTTTTTGCATTTTCCATAAACATTTCTCTCCTTTCATATATAGGGTTATTTCTTAAACTAATTTTATCACGTACCTGCCTTTCAATGCATCGTCTAAAAGTGAAATTGTTAAATTATTATCATTAAATATATTGCATTTTATTTTTATAATTTATTGATAATTTATTAACTCTAGTTTGCAATAAATTGCAATATACTTCATAATGTCGCATGTTTAGACACCTATCATCTTGCTTGTTTACACTACTTACTATATAATTTAATAAAGACTATATTATGGAGGAATTATTATGGCAGTAAAAATTAACAGCTTATTAGAATTTCTTTCAGAATTTAAACCAACTTCTACATGTAAATGTTATCATGAGGTGCGTACTTTTCGTTTGTTAAATAACAATTTAAGTAACCTACATTCAGACTGTATCTACATAGGTAAAACTTCTCAACTAGCATCTATTCAACCAACTGTACCAACAACATTTTTGCTGATAAAGGATAGTGACACTTTTGCGTATGATTCTTTAGTCCCTAAATGTGACTATATCTACGTTAAACCTAGTACAGATCTAAATATGCTATTTAACTCAGTACAGGATTATTTTGATAATGCTATGTATGTATCTGAATGTGCCCTCAAAATTATGCAATTAAATAAGAATACTTCTACTTTGCAGGAAGTACTTGATTTAGGCCTGGAGCTATTAGGAAATCCTCTCTTGCTAGTAGATGTTTCACTTTGTTTTATCGCTCATGCTGGTGGTAATACCGTTATTAATGAACCTCTATGGGAATGGACATTATCTAAAGGATATGTAACTGAAGAATATGTTAACTCTGTAATAATGGATGGATTAGCTGATGAAAGAACTTATCCTCAAAAACCTCTTTTAATATGGGAAAAAGGCATTTTAAATCATGACCAATTAGTTTTTCGTATTTTATACAATAATACTCCTGTAGGATATCTTAAAACATTAGCATATAATAAGCCAATATCTGAAACTGATCAACAAATTATTACACTCATAGGAAATTGTCTTTGCCAGTTTTTAACTAATAATCATGCAGAACAGGCTTCTTGTTCTCCCCTAATAGAATCATTTTTAATATCTCTATTAAATGAAAAATTATATGATCATAATGCAATTAATGAGCGCATACACCAATTTAATCTAAAATTATATGATAATTTGATATTGATAGTTATTCAACTAAAAAATGACCTTTTGCAAGACAAAGATAAAGCCTTTCTATTTAAACGAAAGCTTCAAAACTTCTTGGGGCGGGATAACATTGTATATTACGATAATCACCTTGTAGCTCTTTATGATTATAAATCAAAAGAACCATTCACAGAATTTGAATGGACTAATTTTGAAAACTTATTAAATTCTTTTAATTGTCGTGCTGGTATTAGCTTACTATTTAACAATCTTTATTCATTGCCTGAATGTTACCGTTCTGCTTGTGAAGCTCTGCATACCGGTTGGAAATTACATTTTTCCAAACCCATTATTAAATATTCAGATATTATTCTTCAGCATGTTTTCTTAACTTACGCCAATCAGAAGGATTTGTCACCTTTGATCCATCCAGCTATAAAGACTTTGCAAGAACTAGAATCAGATAAATACCACATGTTACTAGAAACCATAAAAGCATATATTACCAATAGATTAGAAATTGTACCAACCGCTAAATCATTATTTACTCACTATAATACAATAAAATATAGACTTAATCGAATTGTGGAACTAACAGGACTAGACTTTACAGACTATCAGACTATATTTCAATTACAATTATCATTTCTTATTATGGACATGCTTGAACAGCTAAAAAAAACTTATGAATAAATTTAGAATCTTCTAATACAAAATAAGCACCCGTTTTAACCAGTGCTTATTTTGCATACTTGAATTGCATTACTAATCAAAATTAATAACTTTTCTTATATTCCTTATTTAGACTCCTAAAGACTCCAATAATTTCCCCATACTATTAGCTTTAAGGATTGTATCTTCCTGCTCTTCAAAACTAGGTGGAAGATGTTTCTTTTCAATTTTATCCAAAGGACCATATTTCTTAACCACATTCCCTGCATTACATTTGTGACCAAATCCACATGTGTAACATTGGGAATATCCATGAGCGGATACAGCACCAACTACTGACATCTTATTAACCATCATAGATTTTTTTATAATCATATTGACTAAACTTGCCCCTTGCTCACTATAACTAGCACTAACTGCTATACCAATCTTACCAGATAAACTAAAAGCTTCTCTGTGTCGAAAGCAAAAAGTTCTTTCCAAGCATGCATGGCCAAGAGCATTTATAGTCCCTCCATAATTAGGTGCTCCAAAAACAATTGCATCTGCTATTAACATTTTTTCTGCTATTTCATTCCAATCATCTTTAACTTTGCACTGATTATCAGCGGCACAGAGTGTGCATCCAATACAACCATTAATTTTCTTACCTGACAATGAAATGTATTCATACTCTGAATTACTTGCTTCCAATATAGCTTTCACTGTCTTGCTGGTAATTCCATCTTTTCTGCCGCTTGCACTAATTCCTAAAATCATATTATTCATCCCCTTAATATATTTAATGTATATTACTATACTAAGTATTACCCTTATGTTACTGTCACTTATCTGTTATTTGTATTAAGTAGTATTCTATATTGAATTAAAAATTCCTTTTCTAAAATCTATCTCTTGCAAAGAAATCATTACAGTTAATATAAAAAATAAAACCTAAAATAGCTTTTACACTACTCTAGATTTTATTTCTTATTGAACCCTGGTTACGATACGTTACCTTCAGCTGCTGTATCATCCTTTTGTACAGGAGTTACAGTATTCTGCATATTAACTAGTTTTTGCTTTAACTTTTCATTTTCTTTCTGTACTTCAGCTAAATCTTGCTGAACCTTTTGAATTTGTGCATTTTTTTCAGCTTCTGTAGGAATAGCATGTCCTATGTCATTTACTGCCTCTTGGATAAAATCACTAATAAGCTTTTTTTGATTCATTGTAGGTTCCACATTAATTTCCTTAAGTGCAGCATATACCGTGTTCTGAGCTGCCTTAAATCTGTCTTCATCAGTTTTTAATATTCCTGAATGATATAGTTGTTCAGCTGCTTTTACACCTGCTTTTGCTTTTTGTTCCATCCAATCTATTAAACTTCCAGCAGGTTTTAAAGCAGGGAATGTCTCTGAAATTTTTATAAGTGGTTCTGTTGCAGTTAAAACTTGTTCTGTTGTGTTTAATACCTTGTCTACATTAATGTTCCTTTTGTTCAAATAAGGTGCTAACCCAAATATACCTCCAATTACACCAACTAATACTCCACCTATGGCTACAATATCATTTACGCTAATCATATCATTTTCCTCCACTTTAAATTTATCCGATGACTACTTGCTCTAAATATCCGACTTTTAGTATACCAATGCCTCAATTTAGAGTATTCACCAAACATCTAATTTGTTCATGTAGTTTTTCTATTTTTAGTACAAAAATATCTATAAAACACTCAATATAGATTAGCGCGAATTCGGTCAAAAATTTTAATATAAACTTTCTATTACTTTTTTCGCATTTTCCATTTTTTCATATGTATTTTCTAATATATGTTTTTCTAGCATTTCATAAAACAACATACCCATCCCATTATTTCTTTTATGTCTATTTTCATATTCATTATTTAAATTTCTACAAAATTCATCATTAGATTTAATAATTGGATACACTCTCATTTTATCACCCCTAATTATATATTCGAAACATATATTATATGTTCCAGTTTTATTTTTTCTAAGATTATTTCTTACGTATTTTCATATATATACGAAACACGCGCATCACTTTTTAGGATATCATTTAAAAAATCTTTTCTATTACGCAAAATATGCATCCTAGATGACGGATGCATATTCTACAATAATAATTGGGGATCTAATTTTATCTGATGGCTACTACTGTAACACTCCCACTAAATAAGATTCATTGATATACTTTCTTGTGGCAGTTGCACTTAAGTTTAACGTGCCCTGCAACTACAGACACAAGGATGATAATTACCTTTACTTTTCTTTCATAATATGTAAATACATTATTTTCATTTTCGCTAAGGCTATTTCCTTAGGACACTTATAAGTATATACGGTATTTGTTACGATTTAATGTCATACAAGTAAATTATTTATTTATTTTTTGAATATACTGTAAATAATATAAGAATAAGCACCAGCTTTAACCAGTGCTTATTTTGCGTTATATAAGATATAATCATACTTTGTATTTCCCTGCTGCCTTAAGTTTCTTTCTAAATTAAAACTATTGTTTGACAAATCACTTACTTTTTCCACGGAAAATTCCACCTTCCATAAAATACTGATTTACAAACGTAAAAACCTCTTATAGTATTACAGAGTATTTTAATTATAAGTGCAATAGATACTACTATAATTCCTATAAGAACCATATTAAATAGTAGCCAGCTTACATCTAATAAACTAAAACTAAAAAGTAATACAATATGGTTTACTACGCTTATCAAAAGCATTTTAACATTTAATCTTGTCTCCTTTATAAGAAGGTTTATA
The genomic region above belongs to Clostridium sp. AWRP and contains:
- a CDS encoding helix-turn-helix domain-containing protein, whose product is MAVKINSLLEFLSEFKPTSTCKCYHEVRTFRLLNNNLSNLHSDCIYIGKTSQLASIQPTVPTTFLLIKDSDTFAYDSLVPKCDYIYVKPSTDLNMLFNSVQDYFDNAMYVSECALKIMQLNKNTSTLQEVLDLGLELLGNPLLLVDVSLCFIAHAGGNTVINEPLWEWTLSKGYVTEEYVNSVIMDGLADERTYPQKPLLIWEKGILNHDQLVFRILYNNTPVGYLKTLAYNKPISETDQQIITLIGNCLCQFLTNNHAEQASCSPLIESFLISLLNEKLYDHNAINERIHQFNLKLYDNLILIVIQLKNDLLQDKDKAFLFKRKLQNFLGRDNIVYYDNHLVALYDYKSKEPFTEFEWTNFENLLNSFNCRAGISLLFNNLYSLPECYRSACEALHTGWKLHFSKPIIKYSDIILQHVFLTYANQKDLSPLIHPAIKTLQELESDKYHMLLETIKAYITNRLEIVPTAKSLFTHYNTIKYRLNRIVELTGLDFTDYQTIFQLQLSFLIMDMLEQLKKTYE
- a CDS encoding flavodoxin family protein; protein product: MILGISASGRKDGITSKTVKAILEASNSEYEYISLSGKKINGCIGCTLCAADNQCKVKDDWNEIAEKMLIADAIVFGAPNYGGTINALGHACLERTFCFRHREAFSLSGKIGIAVSASYSEQGASLVNMIIKKSMMVNKMSVVGAVSAHGYSQCYTCGFGHKCNAGNVVKKYGPLDKIEKKHLPPSFEEQEDTILKANSMGKLLESLGV